One window of the Labeo rohita strain BAU-BD-2019 chromosome 9, IGBB_LRoh.1.0, whole genome shotgun sequence genome contains the following:
- the ehhadh gene encoding peroxisomal bifunctional enzyme, whose product MARYELVKRSVALITLTNPPVNALSSPVRHAIANSMERALSDPKVRAVVICGENGRFCGGADIREFAGPLRGPPLIPVLEAIEAGDKPVVAAIEGMALGGGFELALFCHYRIAQSKARLGLPEVTLGILPAAGGTQRLPRLIGIPAALEMITTGRHISAQEALKLGIVDQVTDQNACETALEFALKAVGKPLSPRRVSTLTTPCPPDLDALLEAATMQVKKKTPGVMAPLACIQAVRAAATMPYSKGMKRESELMATLFNSGQARALQYCFFAQRTAGKWTLPSGAQWNNSKPREIRSAAVIGLGTMGRGIVVSLARVGISVIAVESEKKLLENGRQMVIGMLERDAKRRGVSASLNLLKFTLSLQDLKDVDLVIEAVFEDMALKKRVFQELSKVCRPGTLLCTNTSGLDVDALAGVTDRPHLVAGMHFFSPAHVMKLLEVVCGPRSSSETIATAMSLGKKMGKVSVAVGNCPGFVGNRMLKPYLDQATFLLEEGATPEQIDKALEDFGFAMGVFRMSDLAGLDVGWRVRKESGLTGPDVDPKNPPRKRQGRRYCPIPDMVCEQGRFGQKTGRGWYKYDKPGDTNAKPDPLIQNLLETYRSRYGIQPRNISDQEIIERCLFVLANEGFRILEDGMAARPEDIDVIYLFGYAFPRHRGGPMFYASMVGLERVLERLEHYHQAHPDVPHLEPSALLKKLVACGSPPVQQWREHIKTMRSHL is encoded by the exons ATGGCCCGATATGAACTTGTTAAACGATCAGTTGCTCTGATCACTCTTACCAACCCACCAGTCAATGCATTAAG TTCCCCAGTGCGTCATGCCATTGCAAACAGCATGGAACGTGCCCTGAGTGACCCAAAGGTCAGGGCTGTGGTCATCTGTGGAGAGAATGGAAGATTCTGTGGAG GTGCTGACATCCGTGAGTTTGCCGGGCCTTTAAGAGGACCTCCGCTGATACCTGTGTTGGAAGCCATAGAGGCAGGAGACAAGCCTGTTGTTGCTGCCATAGAGGGGATGGCTCTAGGTGGAGGCTTTGAATTAGCCCTATTCTGTCACTACCGTATTGCACAGTCTAAG GCACGTCTTGGACTTCCAGAGGTGACTTTGGGCATCCTGCCAGCTGCAGGGGGAACACAGCGTCTTCCCAGGCTCATTGGCATTCCTGCTGCTCTAGAAATGATCACAACTG GCCGCCATATCTCCGCGCAGGAGGCTCTGAAGCTGGGCATCGTTGACCAGGTCACAGATCAAAATGCTTGTGAGACGGCTCTGGAGTTTGCCCTGAAAGCTGTAG GCAAACCGCTGTCTCCCCGGAGAGTGAGCACGCTGACCACACCCTGCCCTCCAGATCTGGATGCTCTCTTAGAAGCAGCTACCATGCAGGTTAAAAAGAAGACTCCGGGAGTGATGGCACCTTTGGCTTGTATTCAGGCAGTGCGGGCAGCCGCTACAATGCCTTACAGCAAGGGAATGAAGCGGGAGAGTGAACTGATGGCCACTCTTTTCAACTCCGGCCAGGCCCGGGCTCTTCAGTACTGCTTCTTTGCTCAGAGGACTGCTGGGAAATGGACTCTACCCAGTGGAGCGCAATGGAACAACAGCAAACCCAGAGAGATCCGGAGTGCAGCCGTCATTG GTCTGGGTACTATGGGAAGAGGCATTGTTGTGTCTCTGGCACGTGTGGGAATTTCTGTCATTGCTGTAGAGTCAGAAAAGAAACTCTTGGAGAATGGCAGACAGATGGTGATTGGCATGCTGGAGAGAGATGCCAAAAGACGAGGCGTGAGTGCCTCTCTTAATCTCCTTAAATTCACCCTCAGCTTACAGGACCTGAAGGATGTGGACCTTGTTATTGAAGCAGTCTTTGAAGACATGGCACTTAAGAAGCGTGTTTTCCAAGAGTTGTCCAAGGTCTGTAGACCAGGCACTCTGCTCTGCACCAACACCTCTGGATTGGACGTGGATGCTCTGGCTGGTGTGACCGATAGACCGCACCTGGTGGCTGGGATGCACTTCTTCTCACCTGCACATGTCATGAAGCTCCTAGAAGTTGTCTGTGGGCCTCGTTCCTCAAGTGAAACCATCGCTACAGCGATGAGCCTTGGGAAGAAGATGGGAAAGGTGAGCGTCGCTGTTGGAAACTGCCCTGGTTTTGTTGGAAACCGCATGCTGAAGCCTTACCTGGATCAAGCCACCTTCCTGCTGGAGGAGGGAGCCACACCTGAACAAATCGACAAGGCTCTGGAGGACTTTGGTTTTGCGATGGGAGTCTTTAGGATGTCTGATCTTGCAGGCCTTGACGTTGGTTGGAGAGTCCGGAAGGAATCTGGATTGACTGGGCCCGACGTGGACCCAAAAAATCCCCCACGTAAGCGCCAAGGACGTAGGTACTGTCCCATTCCAGACATGGTCTGTGAGCAAGGCAGGTTTGGGCAGAAGACAGGTCGAGGTTGGTACAAGTATGACAAACCTGGAGATACGAACGCAAAACCCGACCCACTGATTCAGAACCTTCTTGAGACGTACAGGAGCAGGTACGGGATTCAACCACGCAACATCTCAGATCAGGAAATAATCGAGAGATGCCTTTTCGTACTGGCCAACGAGGGCTTCCGTATCCTGGAAGATGGCATGGCTGCCCGACCCGAGGATATTGATGTCATCTATCTGTTCGGTTATGCCTTTCCAAGACATCGAGGTGGTCCTATGTTCTACGCCAGCATGGTGGGCCTGGAAAGAGTGCTGGAGAGGTTGGAGCATTATCACCAGGCCCATCCTGATGTGCCTCATTTGGAGCCCAGTGCGTTGTTGAAAAAGCTTGTGGCCTGTGGCAGTCCTCCTGTTCAACAATGGAGAGAGCATATCAAAACAATGCGCAGCCATCTCTGA